The following proteins come from a genomic window of Sphingobium cloacae:
- a CDS encoding DUF423 domain-containing protein translates to MIGLWAAISAALAVAAGAFGAHGAAGQQEAEWLRTGGLYQLIHAVAALGLMGMARGPAITLLVGAAIFAVTLYAMALGGPRWLGAVTPLGGTLLIGGWLWAAWCYWRDAAN, encoded by the coding sequence ATGATCGGATTGTGGGCTGCGATCTCCGCTGCTCTTGCTGTCGCTGCCGGGGCATTCGGAGCGCATGGCGCTGCGGGACAGCAGGAGGCCGAATGGCTGCGCACCGGCGGCCTCTATCAGCTGATCCATGCTGTTGCCGCGCTGGGTCTTATGGGGATGGCGCGGGGCCCCGCGATCACGCTGCTTGTCGGTGCCGCAATCTTCGCCGTTACGCTCTATGCAATGGCGCTGGGAGGCCCAAGATGGCTGGGTGCCGTGACGCCCTTGGGCGGCACATTGCTGATAGGCGGGTGGCTCTGGGCCGCCTGGTGTTACTGGCGCGATGCGGCAAACTGA
- a CDS encoding winged helix-turn-helix transcriptional regulator, producing the protein MEPLDDPISRTVRAFEQLQSAEGRSAQCPVRDVLDRIGDKWSMLMIIALALRPHRFGELHRSIPDISKRMLTQTLRDLESDGLISRHVFATSPPSVEYRLTPLGTSLLTPLAALVDWADRHHGEISEARARLRDGGEAIEDEPQFAASRQ; encoded by the coding sequence ATGGAACCTTTGGACGATCCAATCTCCCGCACGGTGCGGGCATTCGAACAGTTGCAGTCCGCCGAGGGCAGAAGCGCGCAGTGCCCTGTGCGTGATGTGCTCGACCGGATCGGGGACAAGTGGAGCATGCTGATGATCATCGCGCTTGCCTTGCGGCCGCATCGCTTCGGCGAGCTTCACCGCTCCATTCCCGACATCTCCAAGCGGATGCTGACGCAGACGCTACGCGATCTCGAAAGCGACGGGCTCATCAGCCGTCACGTCTTCGCGACCAGCCCGCCGAGTGTGGAGTATAGGCTGACACCTTTAGGCACGTCCCTGCTGACACCGCTCGCGGCGCTGGTTGACTGGGCTGACCGACACCACGGAGAAATCAGCGAGGCACGAGCACGGTTACGGGATGGCGGCGAAGCCATCGAAGATGAGCCTCAGTTTGCCGCATCGCGCCAGTAA
- a CDS encoding SDR family oxidoreductase produces the protein MSDTQRRLLVTGASGHLGHRIVERLLESGQTNVVAATRSPEKLADLAERGVLTVASDFDRPETLDAAFANVDGLLIVSTDALGVPGQRQRQHLNAVEAAVRAGVRHIVYTSMPNPEPGSLIPFAPDHHATEQAIEQSGIPFTILRVNWYAEAVHLWLPQALKTGTWFSSAGEGCVPYIAREDVARAAAAALSRGVAEGRLNVTGPAALTTAQIADIVNTVFDASIAVVSVSDEELERGLLDVGLPGPLVELLVAMDANTRAGGVDVVSDAVERLTGTPARGLREFLAEQRTALAQGA, from the coding sequence ATGAGCGATACCCAGCGCCGTCTTCTTGTCACAGGCGCCAGTGGCCATCTGGGCCACAGGATTGTCGAACGTCTGCTGGAAAGCGGCCAGACGAATGTGGTTGCGGCAACCCGTTCGCCTGAAAAGCTTGCCGATCTCGCCGAACGTGGCGTTCTGACGGTGGCGTCCGATTTCGATCGCCCCGAAACGCTCGATGCAGCCTTTGCGAATGTCGATGGCCTCCTCATCGTTTCGACCGATGCGCTGGGCGTTCCGGGGCAGCGCCAACGCCAGCATCTCAATGCCGTGGAAGCGGCGGTGCGCGCAGGGGTGCGCCACATCGTCTATACCTCGATGCCCAATCCCGAGCCGGGCTCGTTGATCCCCTTCGCGCCCGATCACCATGCAACCGAGCAGGCGATTGAGCAGAGCGGCATTCCGTTCACGATCCTGCGGGTCAACTGGTATGCCGAGGCGGTCCATCTGTGGTTGCCGCAAGCGCTGAAGACCGGCACATGGTTTTCCTCAGCAGGCGAAGGCTGCGTCCCTTATATCGCACGAGAAGACGTGGCCCGCGCCGCAGCGGCTGCTCTCTCTCGGGGCGTTGCGGAAGGACGCCTTAATGTCACTGGCCCAGCGGCGCTTACGACAGCGCAGATCGCCGATATCGTCAACACGGTGTTCGATGCTTCGATTGCCGTCGTGTCGGTCAGCGACGAGGAACTGGAAAGAGGTCTGCTGGACGTGGGATTGCCCGGACCGCTGGTTGAACTGCTTGTCGCCATGGACGCCAACACACGCGCAGGCGGCGTCGATGTCGTCAGCGATGCGGTCGAGCGCCTCACCGGGACGCCCGCGCGAGGCTTGCGCGAGTTTCTGGCCGAACAGCGCACCGCGCTTGCACAGGGAGCCTGA
- a CDS encoding DsbA family oxidoreductase — translation MAKSLKVELYTDIVCPWCLIGERRLDNILTTDLADADVDIEHHPVLLMPDLPDEGIETLAYFRARFGNIDPKTMWDRPQAEARKTGLALDLSRQTMLYPTIRAHTLIRHARARGTQHALASALTQSYFQKQFRINDPEALASIAVQHGFDQDEALVLVASGEERQATVEAAVVSARRGVRSVPTFVINGQPVQPDSEDALAARLIREIT, via the coding sequence ATGGCAAAATCCCTCAAGGTCGAACTTTATACTGACATTGTCTGTCCCTGGTGTCTGATCGGCGAGCGTCGTCTCGATAACATCCTGACGACGGATCTGGCCGATGCGGATGTCGATATCGAGCATCATCCGGTTCTGCTGATGCCCGACCTTCCCGATGAAGGCATCGAAACGCTTGCCTATTTCCGTGCCCGCTTCGGCAATATCGACCCGAAAACCATGTGGGATCGCCCACAGGCCGAGGCACGCAAGACCGGTCTCGCGCTCGATCTCAGCCGCCAGACCATGCTCTACCCGACGATTCGCGCGCATACCCTGATCCGTCACGCCCGCGCGCGTGGCACTCAGCATGCGCTCGCCAGCGCGCTGACCCAGAGCTATTTCCAGAAGCAATTTCGGATCAACGATCCCGAAGCCTTGGCAAGCATCGCCGTGCAGCATGGCTTCGACCAAGATGAAGCGCTTGTTCTGGTCGCGTCCGGTGAGGAACGCCAGGCGACGGTCGAAGCAGCGGTGGTATCAGCGCGGCGCGGCGTGCGGTCGGTGCCCACTTTCGTGATCAACGGGCAGCCCGTGCAGCCCGACAGCGAAGACGCGCTTGCGGCTCGGCTCATTCGCGAGATCACCTGA
- a CDS encoding NADPH-dependent FMN reductase — translation MPSKLKIAVIPSTTRPTRFADRPAKWLLDIAATRNDATFEFVDLRDYPMPFFEDETSPMWAPPADETAVRWGQKIAEYDGFIFLTAEYNHGIPAVLKNALDYAYNEFVRKPATFVGYGGVGAARAVEQLRLVLAEMQVASLKHTVHINAGEFIAMLRDGKDFADFPYLDDTVGPMLDNLVWWASALKAGRDSRNQE, via the coding sequence ATGCCCAGCAAGCTTAAGATCGCTGTTATACCTAGCACGACGCGGCCGACACGGTTTGCGGATCGTCCGGCGAAATGGCTGCTCGATATTGCCGCTACCCGGAACGACGCGACATTCGAGTTCGTGGATCTGCGCGACTATCCGATGCCCTTCTTCGAGGACGAGACGTCACCGATGTGGGCGCCGCCCGCGGATGAGACCGCCGTGCGCTGGGGGCAGAAGATCGCGGAATATGATGGGTTCATCTTCCTTACGGCCGAGTATAATCATGGCATTCCCGCCGTGCTGAAGAACGCGCTCGACTATGCCTATAACGAGTTTGTGCGCAAGCCGGCGACCTTTGTAGGCTATGGCGGCGTAGGCGCGGCGCGGGCTGTTGAGCAGCTTCGTCTGGTGCTGGCCGAGATGCAGGTCGCGAGCCTCAAGCACACAGTCCACATCAACGCGGGCGAGTTCATCGCGATGCTGCGGGACGGCAAGGATTTCGCGGATTTCCCCTATCTGGACGACACCGTGGGACCGATGCTTGACAATCTCGTCTGGTGGGCTTCGGCGCTGAAGGCTGGGCGTGATAGCAGGAACCAGGAATAA
- a CDS encoding IS481 family transposase, with protein MGQVRHGSATTTHAVRAAIQRSQASLATLSRDLGINPKTVAKWRKRATVEDLKTGPKAPHSTTLSEAEEAMVVAFRRHTLLPLDDCLYALQPSIPHLTRSALHRCLQRHGISRLPDIEGDKPKRQRFKRYPIGFFHIDIAEVQTAEGKLYLFVGIDRTSKFAVTQLVDKADRRTAWEFLEHLLKAVPYRIHTILTDNGIQFAEQPRNRNTAWSRQMRFDMICEANDIEHRLTKPNHPWTNGQVERMNRTIKEATVKRFHYDSHQQLRTHLADFMAAYNFARRLKTLSGLTPYEYIAKIWTSEPERFIVNPIHQMPGLNN; from the coding sequence ATGGGACAGGTACGTCACGGGAGCGCCACGACCACGCACGCCGTCCGAGCAGCAATACAGCGATCGCAAGCTTCGCTCGCGACGCTGAGCCGGGATTTGGGGATCAACCCGAAGACGGTGGCGAAGTGGCGCAAGCGGGCGACGGTCGAGGATTTGAAGACCGGGCCGAAGGCCCCTCATTCCACCACCCTGTCCGAGGCCGAGGAGGCAATGGTTGTGGCGTTCCGTCGACACACGTTGCTGCCGCTCGATGACTGTCTTTATGCCCTGCAACCATCGATCCCGCACCTGACACGATCGGCGCTGCATCGGTGCCTGCAGCGACACGGCATCTCTCGCCTGCCCGACATCGAAGGTGACAAGCCAAAGCGACAACGCTTCAAACGCTATCCGATCGGCTTCTTCCACATCGATATTGCCGAAGTGCAAACTGCAGAAGGCAAGCTGTACCTGTTCGTCGGCATCGACCGCACCAGCAAGTTCGCCGTCACGCAACTCGTCGACAAGGCGGATCGCCGAACGGCGTGGGAGTTCCTCGAACACCTGCTGAAAGCGGTGCCCTACCGCATCCACACGATCCTGACGGACAATGGCATCCAGTTCGCCGAGCAGCCGCGCAACCGTAACACCGCATGGTCACGCCAGATGCGCTTCGACATGATCTGCGAGGCAAACGACATCGAGCATCGTCTCACCAAACCGAACCACCCGTGGACCAACGGCCAGGTCGAGCGGATGAACCGGACCATCAAGGAGGCGACCGTCAAACGCTTCCACTACGACAGCCATCAGCAACTCCGGACGCACCTCGCTGACTTCATGGCCGCCTACAACTTCGCCCGAAGGCTCAAAACGCTCAGCGGGCTCACACCCTACGAATACATCGCCAAGATCTGGACGTCAGAGCCAGAACGGTTCATCGTCAACCCAATCCACCAGATGCCGGGACTGAACAACTAG
- a CDS encoding Crp/Fnr family transcriptional regulator — MFAHKAVIAHQGDMATLCWLVVEGNVHARIISTDGQLTLLASYGPGEIFGCYPEPTALRADMVAHGALRLLCVDTGTLVELARRFADVAYGLTTLFARQLDVTLDRMAARTTLTATGRVYAELLRLAGSANRIEPPPVLSALALTVHTTRETTSRALAHIVRRGIVRRSDEALEILAPRLLADLIA, encoded by the coding sequence TTGTTCGCCCATAAGGCGGTGATCGCGCATCAGGGGGATATGGCTACCCTTTGCTGGCTGGTCGTGGAAGGGAATGTCCATGCGCGGATCATTTCGACGGATGGACAACTGACGTTGTTGGCCTCCTACGGCCCCGGCGAGATATTCGGCTGTTACCCCGAACCGACGGCTTTGCGAGCCGATATGGTCGCCCATGGGGCGCTTCGGTTGCTGTGTGTCGATACTGGCACGCTGGTCGAACTGGCGCGGCGATTTGCCGATGTCGCTTATGGTCTCACGACGCTTTTCGCCCGGCAACTGGATGTCACGCTGGATCGGATGGCGGCCAGAACGACATTGACCGCGACCGGACGCGTTTATGCCGAACTGCTGCGTCTCGCCGGCTCGGCCAACCGGATTGAGCCGCCGCCCGTGCTCTCGGCGCTTGCGCTGACCGTACACACCACGCGGGAAACCACCTCGCGAGCACTGGCGCATATCGTCCGGCGCGGGATCGTCCGCCGCTCCGACGAAGCGCTCGAAATCCTGGCGCCCCGCTTGTTAGCCGACCTGATCGCCTGA
- a CDS encoding tetratricopeptide repeat-containing protein produces MISPQLNSITRLARAGALEQAWSLFHASRFTPGSDDPEVLTVYGRLLKDRAAQATGAVRGQLLHDAIAAYERASILSRATYPLINAATLAFLAGLQDKANRLAQATLALLDSQDCAPETPYWIDATRAESLLLLGRTDDAQRLLGKAIAHQPDAWEDHASTLRQFSMILRGMGQPDGWLDRYRPRAPLYFDGILGIATDDAQAAAIIEDAVEALSPSIAIGALAAGADILVAEAAIRLGSELHIVLPCPAGLFRTTSVEPFGPGWAGRFDVLMDEAVSVLMLDDWHALSDASIDISRQAAMGLAIRQAKRLQSSPQALHISAKGEEERSRAAEPWHRLDLPLSRVRMERSDRSQAVLPGQGKAMALLSVPEAWPLEPDEGDGAVLLGRTAGHVVLGMPRLADAAAWACAIRVRHPEARLGIDYCAVADDGTGDQGLERAVMLARADLTGAVALSESAALALALHWPEANVQSMGAMRGIAGDRTLYGLFPGSGDQVG; encoded by the coding sequence ATGATCAGCCCGCAGCTTAACAGCATCACGCGATTGGCGCGCGCGGGCGCGCTGGAGCAGGCCTGGAGCCTGTTCCATGCGTCCCGCTTCACGCCGGGATCGGATGACCCGGAGGTCCTGACCGTCTATGGGCGGCTGCTCAAGGATCGCGCCGCGCAGGCGACCGGCGCGGTGCGGGGCCAATTGCTGCATGATGCCATCGCGGCCTATGAGCGCGCATCGATATTGTCGCGCGCCACCTATCCGCTCATCAACGCGGCGACACTGGCCTTTCTCGCTGGCTTGCAGGACAAGGCGAACAGGCTCGCCCAAGCAACGCTGGCCCTGCTCGACAGCCAGGATTGCGCGCCGGAAACGCCCTATTGGATCGATGCGACGCGGGCCGAATCCCTGCTGCTGCTGGGCCGGACCGACGATGCGCAACGGCTGTTGGGAAAAGCGATCGCCCATCAGCCCGACGCGTGGGAGGATCACGCCTCCACGCTGCGCCAATTCTCCATGATCCTGCGCGGCATGGGACAGCCCGACGGCTGGCTGGATCGCTATCGCCCGCGCGCACCGCTGTATTTCGACGGCATATTGGGGATCGCCACGGACGACGCCCAAGCCGCGGCAATCATCGAGGACGCCGTGGAGGCGCTGTCGCCTTCCATAGCGATCGGTGCGCTCGCCGCCGGGGCTGACATATTGGTGGCGGAGGCAGCCATCCGGCTCGGCAGTGAATTGCATATCGTCCTGCCCTGCCCCGCCGGGCTTTTCCGGACAACCTCGGTCGAGCCGTTCGGGCCCGGCTGGGCCGGACGCTTCGATGTCTTGATGGACGAAGCCGTCTCCGTCCTGATGCTGGACGACTGGCACGCCCTCAGCGACGCCTCCATCGACATATCGCGCCAGGCGGCCATGGGACTGGCGATCCGCCAGGCGAAGCGGCTGCAATCCTCTCCGCAGGCCCTGCATATCTCCGCCAAGGGGGAGGAAGAGCGGTCGAGGGCAGCGGAACCATGGCATCGGCTCGATCTTCCCCTGTCCCGCGTCCGGATGGAAAGAAGCGACCGCAGCCAGGCCGTTCTGCCCGGTCAGGGGAAGGCGATGGCATTGCTCTCCGTGCCGGAAGCCTGGCCGCTTGAACCGGATGAGGGAGACGGAGCAGTGTTGCTGGGCCGGACGGCAGGGCATGTCGTTCTTGGCATGCCTCGACTGGCGGACGCGGCGGCATGGGCGTGCGCAATACGGGTGCGTCACCCCGAAGCGCGATTGGGCATCGACTATTGCGCCGTTGCCGATGATGGGACCGGGGATCAGGGGCTGGAACGGGCCGTCATGCTGGCCCGCGCCGATCTGACGGGAGCGGTCGCGCTCAGCGAGTCCGCCGCGCTGGCGCTCGCGCTCCACTGGCCGGAGGCGAATGTGCAATCCATGGGGGCCATGCGCGGGATCGCGGGAGACCGGACGCTTTACGGGCTTTTCCCCGGCTCAGGCGATCAGGTCGGCTAA
- a CDS encoding toll/interleukin-1 receptor domain-containing protein, whose product MDIGSRLAGKPIGKAERIDVTQQGGHARAVYAAFLSYNHKDVRAARQLHRRLESYRLPKGAARPDGSRKLGRIFRDRDELPAATDLSEAVKLALSQSDALVVLCSPHSAASPWVDQEIRLFRAMHPDRPILAAIIGGEPEEAFPPALGEGAEPLAADLRRQGDGLRLGTLKLVAGLAGTGLDRLVQRDAQRRVRRVTAITVAALIVMLGFLALAIAATQAKREAERQRAEAEGMVEFMLTDLRERLRSVGRLDALSVVNERAMTYYRDQGDLTHLPDDSLERRARILQAMGEDDIARGNLPAAMRKFGESHRTTSALLDDDPARPEWIFAHAQSEFWIGQVDQLSGRADAALRHYQAYLRSALELLRLQPREARSFTEVGYALSNIASVQGENLNDRDQAIRNYTRSLRWFERAQAAAPRSFSIRMEVAERHARIADVQSDRGEYPSAREHRLRQLRLLEPLRREDPGNGDVAYDTLVATRSLARIAFKTGDLADAARLLDDAKKRSWALRRRDPENQSWFEQHLRILIDAAEVAQARRHETEASRLVDQARLFMRESSPQAAAAPEFKATSIQRLDAIAQLDSSIVKEGQ is encoded by the coding sequence ATGGACATAGGCAGCCGGCTTGCCGGAAAGCCGATCGGGAAGGCGGAGCGGATCGATGTGACGCAGCAAGGGGGCCATGCAAGGGCGGTTTATGCCGCCTTCCTCAGCTATAACCACAAGGATGTCCGGGCTGCCCGCCAGCTCCACCGGCGGCTGGAATCCTATCGGTTGCCCAAGGGCGCCGCCCGGCCGGACGGGTCGAGGAAATTGGGGCGGATTTTCCGCGACAGGGATGAACTGCCCGCCGCGACCGACCTGTCGGAAGCGGTGAAACTGGCGCTGTCGCAATCGGATGCTCTGGTCGTCCTATGTTCGCCCCATTCCGCGGCTTCCCCGTGGGTGGACCAGGAAATCCGCCTGTTCCGGGCCATGCATCCTGATCGTCCGATATTGGCGGCGATCATCGGCGGCGAACCGGAGGAGGCGTTCCCTCCCGCGCTAGGGGAAGGGGCAGAGCCGCTGGCCGCCGATTTGCGGCGACAGGGCGACGGCCTGCGATTGGGAACGCTGAAACTCGTCGCCGGGCTTGCCGGAACAGGGCTGGACCGCCTCGTCCAGCGCGACGCGCAACGGCGCGTCCGCCGCGTGACGGCCATCACGGTCGCTGCGCTGATCGTCATGCTAGGCTTCCTCGCGCTGGCCATTGCGGCCACGCAGGCAAAGCGGGAGGCGGAGCGGCAACGCGCCGAAGCGGAAGGGATGGTCGAATTCATGCTGACCGATCTACGAGAGCGCCTGCGCAGCGTCGGCCGGCTCGACGCGCTGAGCGTGGTCAACGAGCGGGCGATGACCTATTACCGGGATCAGGGTGATCTGACACACCTGCCGGACGACAGCCTAGAAAGGCGGGCTCGCATCCTTCAGGCCATGGGCGAGGACGATATCGCGCGTGGCAATCTGCCAGCGGCCATGCGGAAGTTCGGGGAATCCCACCGGACGACATCGGCGCTGCTGGACGACGATCCCGCAAGACCGGAATGGATTTTCGCCCATGCGCAAAGCGAATTCTGGATCGGACAGGTGGATCAGCTTTCCGGTCGGGCCGACGCGGCGCTCCGGCATTATCAGGCCTATCTGCGCAGCGCGCTGGAGCTTTTGCGACTCCAGCCCAGGGAAGCGCGCAGCTTCACGGAAGTCGGCTATGCGCTCAGCAACATCGCCTCCGTGCAAGGGGAAAACCTGAACGATCGAGACCAGGCGATCAGGAATTACACCAGATCCCTTCGCTGGTTCGAAAGGGCGCAGGCGGCGGCTCCCCGCTCCTTTTCCATCCGGATGGAAGTGGCCGAACGACATGCCCGCATCGCCGACGTGCAGTCCGACCGCGGAGAATATCCTTCGGCGCGGGAACATCGGCTTCGGCAATTGAGGCTGCTCGAACCGTTGAGGCGGGAAGATCCGGGCAATGGCGATGTCGCCTATGACACGCTGGTTGCGACCCGGTCGCTCGCCCGCATCGCCTTCAAGACGGGCGACCTGGCTGACGCCGCCCGGCTGCTGGATGATGCGAAGAAGCGGTCCTGGGCGTTACGCAGGCGCGACCCGGAAAACCAGAGCTGGTTCGAACAGCATCTGCGCATCCTCATAGACGCGGCGGAAGTGGCGCAAGCGCGCCGGCACGAAACCGAAGCCAGCCGCCTAGTCGATCAGGCGCGCCTTTTCATGCGGGAATCCAGCCCTCAGGCGGCGGCGGCTCCCGAATTCAAGGCTACATCCATCCAAAGGCTGGATGCCATAGCCCAGTTGGACAGCAGCATCGTGAAGGAGGGCCAGTAA